One Oncorhynchus masou masou isolate Uvic2021 chromosome 2, UVic_Omas_1.1, whole genome shotgun sequence genomic region harbors:
- the gjd6 gene encoding gap junction protein delta 6: MTEWTLLKRLLDAVHQHSTMIGRLWLTVMVIFRLLIIAVATEDVYADEQEMFVCNTLQPGCATVCYDAFAPISQPRFWVFHIISVSTPSLCFLIYTWHNLSKLPQGHSGQGHSGQGHSGQGHSGQGQGVNPRDWPRDGGEDGGREAFNRSCDSDSCSIRSHRHLGHSLANVLEGITAQSQSLLKGAATTTATTATSLTQARGRVYRNSHYDAPGGPGGGGGTGGVLSKYYVFHVCFRALLEVGFVMAQWFLFGFRVPVHFLCKAPPCTQPVDCYVSRPTEKTIFLLFMFCVGLFCILLNLLELNHLGWKKIRHSVRLREGGSWGNYGVEKGGQETFETFSPDSPSLMSSLGLRDVTSTTLLPNLDLVVDHRPDWTCAGNCSPFNKEPDAGIETELQLPNNQELQRGETQLLKSKGKGWKSKLRSTEVWI; encoded by the coding sequence ATGACGGAGTGGACGCTCCTCAAACGTCTCCTGGACGCCGTCCACCAGCACTCCACCATGATTGGACGCCTCTGGCTCACCGTCATGGTGATCTTTCGCCTCCTCATCATTGCCGTGGCGACTGAGGACGTGTATGCCGATGAGCAGGAGATGTTTGTGTGCAACACCCTGCAGCCGGGCTGCGCCACAGTCTGCTATGATGCCTTTGCACCCATCTCACAGCCACGCTTCTGGGTCTTCCACATCATCAGCGTCTCGACTCCGTCTCTCTGTTTTCTCATATATACGTGGCATAATCTGTCGAAGCTGCCGCAGGGACACAGCGGGCAGGGACACAGCGGGCAGGGACACAGCGGGCAGGGACACAGCGGACAGGGCCAGGGGGTTAACCCAAGGGACTGGCCTCGAGACGGGGGGGAGGATGGAGGTCGAGAGGCATTCAACCGGAGCTGTGACTCGGATAGCTGCTCCATCCGTTCACACCGGCACTTAGGTCACAGCTTGGCCAATGTCTTGGAGGGAATCACTGCCCAGAGTCAGAGCCTCCTAAAGGGAGCtgccaccactacagccaccaccGCCACGTCTCTAACCCAGGCCAGGGGTCGTGTCTACAGAAATAGCCACTACGATGCACCGGGGGGtcctggaggtggaggaggaaccGGAGGCGTCCTCTCCAAGTACTACGTGTTCCATGTGTGTTTCCGGGCGCTGCTGGAGGTGGGCTTTGTCATGGCCCAGTGGTTCCTCTTCGGCTTCCGAGTGCCCGTCCACTTTTTGTGCAAGGCCCCACCCTGCACGCAGCCCGTGGACTGCTACGTGTCACGGCCCACAGAGAAaaccatcttcctcctcttcatgtTCTGCGTGGGGCTCTTCTGCATCCTCCTCAACCTTCTGGAGCTTAATCATCTAGGATGGAAGAAGATCAGACACTCCGTGAGGCTCAGGGAGGGAGGATCATGGGGGAATTATGGGGTAGAGAAAGGGGGGCAGGAAACCTTTGAGACTTTCTCTCCCGACAGCCCCTCACTGATGTCATCTCTGGGCCTTAGGGATGTCACCAGTACGACGTTGCTACCGAACTTGGATCTGGTAGTCGACCACCGGCCTGACTGGACCTGTGCTGGGAACTGTTCCCCATTTAATAAGGAGCCTGATGCTGGTATAGAGACAGAGCTGCAGCTTCCCAACAACCAGGAgctccagagaggagagacacagctTCTGAAGAGCAAAGGGAAGGGCTGGAAATCCAAGCTGCGCAGTACGGAGGTCTGGATATGA
- the sh3gl3a gene encoding endophilin-A3a isoform X1, with protein MSVAGLKKQFHKASQLLSEKISGAEGTKLDEDFMEMERKIDVTNKSVLDLLTKTTEYLQPNPASRAKLGMLNTVSKMRGQVKTTGYPQTEGLLGDCMMRYGHDLGDQSSFGGALVDIGEAMRQMADVKDSLDISVKQNFIDPLQNLQDKDLKEITHHLKKLEGRRLDFDYKKKRQGKVPDEEIRQAVEKFEESKELAERSMFNFLENDVEQVSQLSALVEAALDYHRLSLEILEDLNTQLQNRISSASSRPKREFKPKSIMSSIETIDNTQHNGSYSSSLKSSDIQINHTVNGNGKTDPFTTVPLSWPESPTFNGHQSEVLDQPCARSLYDFEPENDGELGFKEGDIIILTNQIDDNWYEGMINGDSGFFPINYVEVIVPLPQ; from the exons TTGCTGAGTGAGAAGATAAGTGGTGCTGAAGGGACAAAGCTGGATGAAGACTtcatggagatggagagg AAAATCGATGTCACCAACAAATCAGTGTTGGACCTCTTGACCAAAACAACAGAATACCTACAACCTAACCCAG CTTCCAGAGCCAAGTTGGGGATGTTAAACACCGTGTCGAAGATGAGAGGACAGGTGAAGACCACAGGATACCCACAGACCGAGGGCCTACTGGGGGATTGTATGATGCGCTATGGACATGATCTGGGAGACCAGTCCTCCTTCG GCGGTGCGTTGGTGGACATCGGTGAGGCCATGAGGCAGATGGCCGACGTGAAAGACTCTCTGGACATCAGTGTCAAACAAAACTTTATTGACCCACTCCAGAACTTACAGGACAAAGACCTCAAGGAGATCACG CATCACCTGAAGAAGCTGGAGGGGAGGCGGTTGGACTTTGACTATAAGAAGAAGCGTCAGGGGAAGGTGCCTGACGAGGAGATCCGTCAGGCGGTTGAGAAGTTTGAGGAGAGCAAAGAGCTGGCCGAGAGGAGCATGTTCAACTTCCTGGAGAATGAT GTGGAGCAGGTGAGTCAGCTGTCAGCGTTGGTTGAAGCGGCGTTAGACTACCACCGTCTGTCCTTGGAGATCCTAGAAGACCTCAACACCCAACTACAAAACAG GATATCCTCAGCCAGCAGTCGACCGAAGAGAGAATTTAAACCAAAGTCCATCATGAGCAGCATTGAGACCATTGACAACACTCAACACAATGGATCATATAGCTCCTCACTCAAGTCCTCAG ACATCCAGATCAACCACACAGTAAATGGAAATGGGAAAA CTGATCCCTTCACCACCGTTCCTCTGTCCTGGCCAGAGAGTCCCACTTTCAACGGCCacc aatcGGAGGTGCTGGACCAGCCGTGTGCCAGGTCCCTGTATGACTTTGAGCCAGAGAACGATGGTGAGCTGGGCTTTAAGGAGGGTGACATCATCATCCTCACCAACCAGATAGATGACAACTGGTACGAAGGCATGATAAACGGAGACTCTGGCTTCTTCCCAATCAACTATGTGGAGGTTATCGTACCCCTGCCCCAGTGA
- the sh3gl3a gene encoding endophilin-A3a isoform X2 yields the protein MSVAGLKKQFHKASQLLSEKISGAEGTKLDEDFMEMERKIDVTNKSVLDLLTKTTEYLQPNPASRAKLGMLNTVSKMRGQVKTTGYPQTEGLLGDCMMRYGHDLGDQSSFGGALVDIGEAMRQMADVKDSLDISVKQNFIDPLQNLQDKDLKEITHHLKKLEGRRLDFDYKKKRQGKVPDEEIRQAVEKFEESKELAERSMFNFLENDVEQVSQLSALVEAALDYHRLSLEILEDLNTQLQNRISSASSRPKREFKPKSIMSSIETIDNTQHNGSYSSSLKSSESEVLDQPCARSLYDFEPENDGELGFKEGDIIILTNQIDDNWYEGMINGDSGFFPINYVEVIVPLPQ from the exons TTGCTGAGTGAGAAGATAAGTGGTGCTGAAGGGACAAAGCTGGATGAAGACTtcatggagatggagagg AAAATCGATGTCACCAACAAATCAGTGTTGGACCTCTTGACCAAAACAACAGAATACCTACAACCTAACCCAG CTTCCAGAGCCAAGTTGGGGATGTTAAACACCGTGTCGAAGATGAGAGGACAGGTGAAGACCACAGGATACCCACAGACCGAGGGCCTACTGGGGGATTGTATGATGCGCTATGGACATGATCTGGGAGACCAGTCCTCCTTCG GCGGTGCGTTGGTGGACATCGGTGAGGCCATGAGGCAGATGGCCGACGTGAAAGACTCTCTGGACATCAGTGTCAAACAAAACTTTATTGACCCACTCCAGAACTTACAGGACAAAGACCTCAAGGAGATCACG CATCACCTGAAGAAGCTGGAGGGGAGGCGGTTGGACTTTGACTATAAGAAGAAGCGTCAGGGGAAGGTGCCTGACGAGGAGATCCGTCAGGCGGTTGAGAAGTTTGAGGAGAGCAAAGAGCTGGCCGAGAGGAGCATGTTCAACTTCCTGGAGAATGAT GTGGAGCAGGTGAGTCAGCTGTCAGCGTTGGTTGAAGCGGCGTTAGACTACCACCGTCTGTCCTTGGAGATCCTAGAAGACCTCAACACCCAACTACAAAACAG GATATCCTCAGCCAGCAGTCGACCGAAGAGAGAATTTAAACCAAAGTCCATCATGAGCAGCATTGAGACCATTGACAACACTCAACACAATGGATCATATAGCTCCTCACTCAAGTCCTCAG aatcGGAGGTGCTGGACCAGCCGTGTGCCAGGTCCCTGTATGACTTTGAGCCAGAGAACGATGGTGAGCTGGGCTTTAAGGAGGGTGACATCATCATCCTCACCAACCAGATAGATGACAACTGGTACGAAGGCATGATAAACGGAGACTCTGGCTTCTTCCCAATCAACTATGTGGAGGTTATCGTACCCCTGCCCCAGTGA